The Brassica oleracea var. oleracea cultivar TO1000 chromosome C6, BOL, whole genome shotgun sequence genome includes a region encoding these proteins:
- the LOC106297429 gene encoding uncharacterized protein LOC106297429, which yields MVDLKGKGIIYEEDDEPIQLFDEDDAHTIREYRMSLIGKVLNPKKQNVEKLIQYMPTQWKMQDQITANDLGNGKFLFNFASEDDLQAVLKQGTLHYNFCMFVLVRWEPIVHDDYPWIIPFWVEISGIPLHLWTVKNLKNIGRKLGHVDTIELEAGRLLINVDTRKPPVFKKKVQSPVGEEVTIPIKYDLLFKHCTVCGLLTHEESYCSKKVEMMKAQTVKA from the coding sequence ATGGTAGATCTCAAAGGGAAAGGAATTATCTATGAAGAAGATGATGAACCAATCCAATTGTTTGATGAAGATGATGCGCACACAATACGAGAGTACCGTATGTCTCTCATTGGAAAGGTTCTTAACCCTAAGAAGCAAAATGTGGAGAAGCTAATCCAGTATATGCCTACTCAATGGAAGATGCAAGATCAAATCACGGCGAACGATCTTGGTAATGGAAAATTTCTATTCAACTTTGCATCTGAGGATGATCTTCAAGCTGTTCTTAAGCAAGGGACCTTACATTATAATTTCTGTATGTTTGTGTTGGTGCGGTGGGAGCCGATAGTTCACGATGACTACCCATGGATCATACCATTTTGGGTGGAGATATCTGGAATTCCATTGCATCTTTGGACAGTGAAAAATTTAAAAAACATTGGAAGAAAGCTCGGCCATGTTGATACTATTGAGCTTGAGGCTGGCCGGCTTCTGATTAATGTTGACACAAGGAAGCCTCCTGTGTTTAAGAAGAAAGTGCAATCCCCAGTTGGAGAGGAAGTCACCATCCCGATCAAGTATGATTTGCTGTTTAAACACTGTACTGTCTGTGGCCTGCTTACCCATGAGGAGTCTTATTGCTCGAAGAAGGTGGAGATGATGAAGGCGCAAACAGTTAAGGCATGA